The genome window AAAAATTTATACCTTTAAACTGCGCAGCCATATCTGCAGGCCTGATGGAATCCGAGCTCTTTGGACATGAAAAAGGAGCCTATACGGGAGCTGACCGGAGAACCCTGGGAAAATTTGAGTATTCGGATAAAGGAACACTTTTCCTGGATGAAATAGGAGATCTCCCTTTTGAGGCCCAGTCAAAACTTTTAAGGGCCCTCCAGGATAATAAAATTCAGCGAGTGGGCGGAAACAGCGAAATTAAGATCGATGTAAGAGTGATCTGCGCCACTAACCAGAATCTTGAGCAACTTGTTGAGGACGGCAAATTTCGTGCGGATCTTTTTTTTAGAATAAATGTTTTTCCTGTTCATATTCCGACGCTCTCCGAACGGAAAAATGACATCATACCACTGGCCGAGTATTTTCTCCGCCGTTTTGATGAGTCTGGTGGAATAAGTTTGTCGGCAAGCTCCCAGGAACAGCTTTTAAATTATGCCTGGCCCGGCAATGTCCGGGAGCTTGCCAATGCCATAGAGCGGGCTGTGATTATAGCGGATAATCCGGGGAAGATAACATCTGCGACTCTCTCCTTTTTGAATTCAAAAGCCCGCCTGGCTGACAAGAACAATAATAATATCCTGTTAAACGGAAAAACATCCCTGGACGAAATAGAAAAAAATCTGGTTCAGCAGGCGCTTGAAAAATCGAACAATAATCAAACCGCTGCCGCCAAACTGTTAGGTATAACCAGATCCAGATTCAGAGTCCTGTTGAAACAGCTTAACTGAGGCTTTTCTTGACGAATAAATTACTCATTATATTAAAAGTCTTTGTCATATTATTCCTGCTTATGCCTGCGCCT of Desulfosarcina sp. BuS5 contains these proteins:
- a CDS encoding sigma-54-dependent transcriptional regulator, giving the protein MVRILVVDDEEKMRHLLAIMLGAGGYAVDQAPDGEAALNMAASGNYDIIISDIRMPKMDGITLLNRLKEMNLPCPVIFITAFASVDSAVDAMRKGAADYITKPFEEKRILLAVERTLNITRLMSENLALKQHINKITEKDEIISASESMSKILKLAGKVAQRNATVLITGESGVGKEVLAKFIHNKSPRKDEKFIPLNCAAISAGLMESELFGHEKGAYTGADRRTLGKFEYSDKGTLFLDEIGDLPFEAQSKLLRALQDNKIQRVGGNSEIKIDVRVICATNQNLEQLVEDGKFRADLFFRINVFPVHIPTLSERKNDIIPLAEYFLRRFDESGGISLSASSQEQLLNYAWPGNVRELANAIERAVIIADNPGKITSATLSFLNSKARLADKNNNNILLNGKTSLDEIEKNLVQQALEKSNNNQTAAAKLLGITRSRFRVLLKQLN